The Hyphomicrobiales bacterium genome includes the window ACTCCTGGCCCTGCCGCGACAGCGCTTCGACATGGCGGCGGGCCGGCTGACGCAATCGCTGCGGGCCAACACCCACACCCATGGCGTGCGCTTTGCCCGCGCCACGGCGCGCCTTGCGCCGGCGGCCCTGAGCCAGAGGCTCAGCCGCGAGGGCGGACGTATCGCCGAACTCGGCGCCCGCGCCGGCCGCGCCCTGCCGCGCCAGCTCAAGGAGCAGCGGCGCCGGCTCGATGCGGCGGTCAAGCTTTTCGCCTCGCTCGGCTACGAGAACGTGCTCAGGCGCGGCTTCGCGCTCGTCCGCGACGAGGCCAGAAAGGTCGTGCGCAGCGCCGCCGCGGTGGCGCCGGGCGCGGAGCTGGAGATCGAGTTCGCCGACGGCACGATCGGCGCGACCGCGCATGAGGCGCCGGGACCGGGCGGCGGCAAGCGCCGTCTGGCGACCCGGAAGCCGGCTGATCCCGGCCCGCAGGGCTCGCTGTTCTAGGCTTTGGCACCCTCGGACAAGTTGGGGTTGGCAAAATCTTTCGCCGCACGATATGTATCTCGCTCTGGACCCAAGCGAGCCGCCGATGAACCGATTCGAAAGATCCTTCCAGCGCCAGGACGAAGCGAAGCTGCGCTATGGCAACGGCGATTTCGAGGTGCTTTCGCCGGGGGCTTTCGTGCGCTGTGCGGTGACCGGGCAGCCGATCGCGCTCGAGGAGTTGCGCTATTGGAGCGTGGCGCTGCAGGAGGCCTATGCGACGCCGGAAGCCTCGCTCAAGCGGTATCAGGAAACGGCGGCGCAAAACGACTAGGTGCAACATCCTCGACCGCACCAAGGAGATGCTGATCCGCGGCGGCGAGAACATCT containing:
- a CDS encoding DUF2093 domain-containing protein, with protein sequence MNRFERSFQRQDEAKLRYGNGDFEVLSPGAFVRCAVTGQPIALEELRYWSVALQEAYATPEASLKRYQETAAQND